TGTTCATGTTGGAATGACAAAATGGCTTCTGCATTATTAATTCAATATTTGATCAGGGGTAGAGAAtctaattcacttaaataagcTAGAATATTTGTAGCTTGTTTAGTGATGTTTGACATTTATTTCTATAATTTATTTTGGATTTACATAGAGTCATGTTGCATTCTTTGCAGAAAAAACTGGCATCTCATTCCCTAATGATCAATCTGTTGTTGGACTTCTCCCTCAACCTTCTAGTTTTGGAAACAGGCAAGTGATTCTCTCAGAAATCCTCAACTTATCATGAAAAATAATAGGGAAATTCCATGTGGGGGCATTGTGTTTTGGACTTCTCATACAGTGGACAGGATTTTGTTTAAATTTACATGATGCCCGTTTCGTATTGATCACATTCATATGGTTTCTTTTTATTAGCTTCTTCCTTGAGACTGGTTTAGTTTTGCAAATTAAACATAGCCAAAACTCTCTATCGGTCTATCCTCTATCTTATGCCCTCCAAAGTTCTTTAAATTTATAAATGGTCACCAAAAAGATATTAATGAAAGGCTTGAAACAAATTGTTTGACTAATGAAACAGAAAAAGAGAAACTTTTTCCTATGATCTATCTGATATTGTCATCACGGACTCCATGGTAGTTGGAAGAGATTGAAGTTATCCGAATGGCTTAGTCAGGGAAAAAACTCACTGTTGACTTGTGTATGAATGAAACGCTTCCATATAATTGGTTGTCAAGACTGCAAGGTGccatttgaattttaaaatgtatgttaACTATATCAAAAAGCACTAAAAACGAGGATACTGTTTGGAACTTCCCAAAAGATTATCAAAAGTGGCTTGTGAGAGACAAAAAGTTGTACTTctctgtttttttgtttttttgttaaaGTACTTCTCTGTTTGTCTTAGCTAGAGAATTTTCTCCTACACAGTGCGGCAAGGAAACTGAATTTCCATGCAATCTGCGCATTCAGgacataaattttttaatacacgtcgtgtttgttttttacTGTGGTTACCTTGCAGGTTACTGATTGCCTATCAGTATGGGCTATTCGTTTTATGGGATGTTGTTGAATCTAAGGTTATAGTCTTGAAAGGTGACAATGATTTGCTTATAAAGGATCACCTATCTGAATCTCCAAGTAAATTAGCTGCTGATACACTTGAAGATGAACATGAACATATGAATGAGAAAGAAATTACTGCTCTCTGTTGGGCATCTTCAGTTGGCTCGATGCTTGCTGTAGGATATATTGATGGAGACATTTTGCTATGGAACATACCAAGAGGTGCTTTCTCCAAAAGTAAAAAAGCTGGTGTAACATGTGATGATGTTGTGAAGCTTCAATTATCTTCAGCTGAGAAGAGACTTCCTGTCATTTTTTTGTGTTGGGGTGAGAGCAGTATATCTCAAAGCAGCTGTGGTGGCCAACTTTTTGTCTACGGAGGCTGTGAAATAGGAGCTGAAGAAGTTATAACGGTTGGTTGTTTAagttattattttcatttttttggtgATTTTCCTTGACTGTATGGTGATATTTCTGggttgtagtgttgtaccttccTTTTGTTGGTCCATATTTCTTAACAAAGTGTTTGCTATACTGCTATGACATATGAGCCTGTGTTTGTAAAATATTCTCTGTCGACTTGTTTGGATAGCCCAGAGGTACTTGGGATTCTTTATCTAGTTCAGTACTACTGTGCTTCTAGATTACACATATTTATTCGTGACTGTTAGTTTCTTGCTTTAAGTGAACGAGTAAATAACTGGGTACCATACATTTGTACATCTGCAAGGATCAAGAAATCATTGGAAAGTTCTGGAGGTGAGTGTCTAAAATTTTGCTGAAACAAAAACTTATTTTCTGGTATCAAATGAGTtcttctttttatatttttttggtaaggATCTCTACTGTGAGAATCCTTGAAGAAAATTACAgatatcatcattatcattatcattacccccattgcctcaaagaagCTCCGGcgagaagcggggtaaggggggggggtcggacgtacccagccttacccctgcaattgcagagaggttgtttccaattgacccaaaatcaATAACGGGATGACAatgggacgaccatcttctacttcatggaaaggaagcgaagatgttttaagagccattttgatttagtccattacatcccacagccaaaagaacaaatgaatctttggctccatttGAGATGGACAAAATTACATATATCCAACCCAAAAGTTCACAAGTTTCCTGTGGTGGATTGGTACTTTGGTAGGACAATAGGATATTTTGATGCGGTACAGTAAGCTGGTCTAGAGGCACATGAGTAGAGAGGTATGCTTTGGGGTTAGATTACGTCCTATTTGATATTCTTCAATTGATTCTTCTATCTTATCCTAGGGACTCTCTTGACATTTCGTACTCATTACTTCCAAACTGAATAGTTTTTGTAATGCTGATAGCTTCAATAAAAAGTATTGGGGCATTGGACTCAGATTGGTTTGTGATTCAGGCCTCTTTTTACACTTTCTTTGGTTGGATGTATGTTTGGGAGTTTTTGTATGAAGACCCTTTTTTTACACTTTCTTTGATTTTCATGTATGGCAGTCCGGCTATGAAGATCTGTTTTTTTATATTCCGTAAATAACTCTTTTTTCTTCGTGGGTTCTGACAGGTAGTGAGTCTTCAATGGTCTCCTGGCATGGAGACGCTACAAAGTGTTCGTCGTGTGGACTTCTCCCTCATTGGGGCCTTCGCAGATATGGTTTCATCATCAGTCCTAGAGACAGAAATGAAGAGCAGCTTTGATGGCCTTTTTGTATTGACTAGGCCGGGGAAGTTGCATTTTTATTGTACCGAGAGTTTGTCGGCTTTACTTTCTCAGACGGAGAGAAAATCACCTGTATCCGGTACAGAATCTCCTGTGGTAATTCCCATTTCTGATCCTCAAATGACAGCTGCAAAATTGAGCTTGCAGCCTTCTGATGGGAATTTGGCAATGTGGCTTTCAGAGGTATTATACAGTGTAAAAATGGTCAATAGGGGAGTCTCTCAGATTCTTTACTCCAGCATTTATTTTTTTGCTATTAATTGTAGATGGCTTCAGATTGTTTGACACTGAATCCAGCTGAAGGGAGAAAGTGGCCACTGACTGGGGGTGTACGAAGGGAAATAACCTCTTCTGAAGAAATTCCACAGAAAATGATCTACATAGTTGGCTACCAAGATGGATCTGTCCGAATTTGGGATGCCACGAGTCCAACATTTCAACTCGCTTCCACTATAAAAGGTCAGGTTAGTGTTCCATCAAACTTGATGTACGTGTTTATCAGGTAGAGTATGTGGATGATGAACCTTGATCATCGGTTTTCTAGTTAAAGCTGTTATTGATTATTCTCAGGTGCATGGTATAGCAAATGCTGGTTCAAATGTTTCTGTAACAAAGTTAGACTTTTGTGCATCAATGATGAATTTGGCAGTTGGCACTCACTGTGGTGAGGTGGGAATTGGTTCTCCATCTTCAAGATGACTAGTTAGCCGTTCAGTATCTATCTTTGGTTTTCACCTTGCAATTACGTTGTTTTAGGTCCGTGTATACAGCCTAAATAATGATGCTGTTGGAACAAACTCAACAAAGCTTCACTGGATTAATAATTCTGAACGTACTGGTATGTAGTGTATATTTGAAAGCATTGCATTTAAAGATTTAAGTTTTCCATATAATATATACCAAATATTTAGTGTTGGTATTTTGATCTTCTTAAGCATAGCTGACTGGCTACATGTTATCCGTAGTCTATGATGTACCATCACAGAAGGGCCCTAAATGCGGAGCTGTTTTCTCCTTGGTGAATTCTCCAGTGCAGTCACTTCAATTTTCTACTTCTGGAACCAAACTTGCTGTGGGATATGAAAGCAGTCATGTCAGTAGCTTCTTTGCAAATACTTATATACTTGTATTTATCAAGACAAATAGTGTTTAGCTAATTGGATGCCATTTTTGTTCTTCCTCCCACCTCCATTAGTTATTGTTTTAGTTTATGATCAAAATGACTCTTTTTATGCTGTCTTTCAGGTAGCAGTTCTTGATATGATCTCGCTGTCAGTTTTGTATTCAACAGATTCTGTAGCCAGATCTAAATTTCCAGTCATTTCAgtaattttaaaagaattttcaGATGCTCATGGCTTTAGTAGAGGGTCAAAGCATTTAGGGCCAAAGAATATGGAACAGCCTGGAGAAGAGCTGTTGTTTACCATAACCCAGGATGCAAAAGTCAGTGTTGTTGATAGCAAGAGTGGAAGTTCTATCAGCTCCCGGTCATTTCATCCCAAGGAGCAGACAGCAATCAGCATGTATGTTTTAGGCAAGTGATAAACATCCACAGAAATAATGGTTGTTATATGCCTTTCTCTGTTTAAGTTTTGTCATTTAACTTGGGCTTGAATCTTAGAAGGCAATTGTTTCACGTCTGCATCATTGGAGCACCATGATCAGTTAAATAAGGAAGCCAAACTCCTAGATGAGCCTAAGCAAGATGTTTCCTCAAAAAGAGGTGACTTGAAGGATACCGAACATCTTTTCACGGATGAAGAGAGGTTGTTGGATTCTCACTTTTTGCTTTGTTGTGAGAACTCATTACGCTTATACTATACCAAATCCGTAATACAGGTAATACAATAGTCTACTCCCTACCTATTTGTTTATTGTGTATAATCTTTTACCAGGCTAACCTTTAATCATTGAATCTAGGGTGAAGATAAACCAATTTGCAAGGTGAAACTTGCAAAACCTTGTTCGTGGACTTCCATTTTTAAGAAAGATGACAAGGTTGTTGGTCTTATCTTGGTCTACCAGTCTGGGGACCTTGAAGTTAGGTATAAAGCCAAAAAGTGCTTGCTTACAACTCCCCCTCCCCGGCTCTCCCCCATGTGGCCCTCTAGGCTGTTATTTTTTAGCCTTGAAAAGCTTGCTTAAAGGCCTTTGTCATGCATTACCCCTGCAGATCGTTTCCTGATTTGGAGATGCTGGCAGAAAGCTccttattttcagttttaaggTGGAATATGAGACCGAACATGAAGCTTGCGAGTTGTACAGACAATGGGCAGATCTGTCTGGTAATATATTTTTGTGTCGTAACAATCTTGGAAAACGGCTTGTGACTTGTAatttaaaaattgttaatttttcacCCAACACTTCTTTGCTAGCTACTTTCTAAACAATGATTCACTGACTCAGATATCTGATCTTCTAATCATTGCAGGCAAATGGAAGTGAATTGGCGTTTATCTCTTTGTCTACTTATGAAGTTGACACAAGGTCCTACCACGGTCTATTGTATCTGGCAATTTTTTCAAACTAAATATTTCATAAGGAAATGTTGACAAGTTCTCCACTTTGTTAAATTTTAGGTTTGTGAAATTTTTGCCTTCGCTTCATGATAAAGTTgtggctgctgctgctgatGCGGCAATTTCAGTCTCCATAAAACAGAAGAAACATGTGAGACTAAGCAATTTGTGTTTGCTATTTATTTTCTCATGTTGATTACTTATAGTACCTCTTTCTCCGTTGTGTAGTGACTTTGTTTGTGACAGGCTCCTTCTGCAGGTATTATTGGTGATATTGTGAAAGGCTTAAAGAAGGAAAAATCAAACAGTGCAAAAACTCCTGGTTGTCACTTGATTAAATTACGGGAAGTTTTTTCAAGGCCTGTTGTTCCTGATTCATCTATAGCCACTGTAgaagaaaaggaagaagaagagctTGACATAGGTACTAGTCCCCCCTCCAATGAACATGTTGAATGCTTAATTGTTCTTTTGGTTTCTGTTAATTAATTTTCATTTGTTATGAATCAGATGACATTGAAATTGACGAACCAGTTATGGTGGCTTCAACTTCATCCCATCAAGGTAATCTTGACGAGTTTGGTGTGCAGAAAAGCCAATTTTGACTTCTATGAGGGATAGGCATATCCTATAGTCCTGTACCTCTTAACCATATGTTTGCATTGGCATTGCAGAGAAGggaaaaacaacaaaaacaggAGACAGGTTATTTGATGGTGTTTCTGATGACCTAAAACCCAGAACAAGGACGACTGAAGAAATTATGGCAGCATATAAGGGGACAGAGGTAATTCGTTGGATATTATTTCACTTTTTGAAGCCCTTGGGATCTCTTTTCCTCCTGTTAGTCCTCTTTTATCCTTGGGGGTGTTAGTCCTCTTTTCCTTGGGGGTGTTAGTCCTCTTTTCCTTTGTTACTCTATGTATATCCTTTGAAGGTGCTATCTGTTTAATTATATACATCCAAGCTTACGCCATCTAATGGATATACTGTTTCAGTATGCGTCTGCAGCAGCTGAACGTGCAAGAAACAAGCTTTTAGAACGCCAAGAGAAACTCGAGGTAATATTAAGTTTGACCAACTTTCAGTTAACATGTTGTATTACTTGACAGAAATGGACTTTAAGGGAGGAGtgtctctctcctcctctctcCACTTGAATTTAAGAGTTGAATTGCAGTAAAATATAGATAAACATCCTGCATAGTATATTATATTGAAGACACTCACATCTGTTGCCCGTAGCCAAGAAACCTCCAAAACAGAAATATATATTGTCTCTCCACATGAAAAGTTATACTTCCTCCACTTCATAGTGATGTTCTAGTTTCTACTTTTCACGTTTACCAATTTTATATCATTTATCTCTAATTATACATTAgttaaattataaaagtttgataTTCTTAAAGTACGCATTGAGACgcatcaaacaagaccccacatCTAATATGTTTTGGCTTATATATTGAAAAGAATTTACAAGATTATCTTCAATTGTGAAATAGTGTTAAAGATCTGAATTTGAACATCATTacggaacagagggagtataaccAAGCAAATTTTGCAATTTTGATGTCTTTCTTTATTAAGTAAAGGAAATAAAATTTTTGATAAAAAGCTCAAGAATCTACGTGAGCTATGAGTTTGGTGTGAAAAGATCATTGTGCAGACGTAAAATTTTTCCATGAAATACTCTGTTGTCCGATCAGTTGGTTTCCAGTTTCACAACACATCTTATGTAGCAATCTTTGAATACATGAATAACTCCTGCCAATCTTTTGATCAGAGAGTCAACCAAAGATCAGAAGATCTGCGTAATGAAGCTGAAAATTTTGCATCAATGGCTAATGAGCTTGTAAAAACAATGGAAAGTAGGAAGAAAAAGTGGTGGAAGATATGAAGTTGACATGCCAAGCTTATTTATCTCGTCATTTTGTCGCTTTGGTTTGACATTCTTAACCTGTGGAATACAAGAGGGTACTTGGAAGAACCACCTGTTCAGAATCTTGCATCCAATgttaaaagaaaatgagtgtGGAAGATGTTTTTGTACAGGTTTCCGTTGAGTTTGGGTTGGTTCCAAACAAGTGTACAATTATTGTATACAATGTCCAGTTTTGTAAACGTGTGTCCAGTTTTACAATTATTGTATACAATGCCTTTTTTTCTTTAAATCTTGTGTCCATCCTCATTATTTTGGGAGGAGAAAGTACTGAAAACTTTGCTcgagattgatgtaaaggtccATTATTTTGGGGGGTTTTCCCCTGTTCATGAGCAAAATATCAAGATCCATAAAAAATTCCAGGAAATGGCAAATCATACCTTTTGTATTTTTGCATGTTACATTGATCTCTAATCTCATTACTCTGTATTTCATAAGAGTTCAAAGCATTTGCGGTTACCAGATCACTGGAGCAAAACCAACCTGGGAGTATCTGATTCAATTATTGTGAATTCATCGCTCTGATTCAACAGTAAAATCTTTTGATTAGGGTGAAATAGTTTTGGAAGACTTGCTCACTTGAAGACTTGAAGTCTTAAGGCTGCTGCTTTCTTCTTGCTTCAACACTTCAAATTTCAGGTTTAGATATATTGGGAATTACTGGAAATGAAAGGTTACAAGGCTTATAGTTTCATACTTTCAAATAATTTATGGGGTTCCCTGTAAGACTGTACTGTAATTGTATATCCACAGTGTCACACTGTCATGGTCGCAATAAATCTGATGAAGCCTGATTTTAGGGATGTAAGCATTGCAGGATAAGCAGATACCATCCAACACTATTATTGCTCATTTGATGAGCCAATTAGGGTTCAAAATTAACTCCATTCTAATCTTTGAAGCACCACAATGCATACATGCACCAAAACCCTAAGCTTACATGACACAGGATGAAAAAAATATAACCGCCATGCTATAAATTAGAAACTGCAGTACAAGTCAAGATTCCAAATCCGATTACATATGTCAGATAATGACTATCTTCATGTCCGGTACTGTAATCAAAATTTACATATGCAAAAAAAGCACCGGTTGGTAAAATTTATCAGCTAACTGAACCAGGATAGGGTAAGGTTTTCTTTTGTCTCCATGACTCTCCTTCTCTGGTTCCCTTCTTCTTCCAAAATCAGGTGGGAGTGTTTCAAGACCATAAATTTGCCCCGGCACCATCCACAAGTTTAGAGCCAAGCCTTTTGCCAATAAGGTCCTTCAATTCAATTTCACCTGGAAACCTTTGCATTCCCAACTTTGAAAACACCTACATTTGTACAATACATACAAAAAAGATGAGCAGCGATCACAAAATTTCACATGCCAAATGCAGATTCGATATTTCAGTCATTTTCACTCGGCAGAATTTTACAACGCTGATCCAAAAGAGGCTTCGTTCTCTTTAACTTAGTAATCAGTTTCAGCAATAAAAGTTTTGATGGGTAAAAATTGGTTTCAaacggtaaaaaaaaaaacaaaacaaaagagaagagaagcaACGAAACTAAGTTTTGATCAGTAAAAAACCATTTTAGTTTGCAAACAGTAAACAATGGTTTTAACAAGGAACAATCAGTTCAGTTTAGTGCCCGGTACTGCACAAAGCTTCAAATTAGGTATGAGTATAATTGAATTCATCAATTTACAACATAGTGAAGGACCCTCAGGCCTCAGCAGATCCTTAAATTTACTGCAAAAACTCAAGGCTTGCGGGCTTCAGGAGGAAATTTGGCCAAAAGGTCAGAGTGAAATGAAAAAAGGATGGGAAAACTCTTATATAGAAACATAAAATTATAGTGAACATCCAGACAACTTACCATTTCCCCATCAAGATACACTTCAAAAGCACCAGAGCTTTGTAGGTAAGACTGAAGGAAGTTCCCGAATAGCCAGGCTGCAGATATGGTTCCAAATCTATTGGCACGCAATGTGTAAAACCATGGAGGTGGAGACATTCCCAACCTAGGAAAGATCTGATCACCTGCCATTATCATGCCAACTACTCCAACTTGAGCAACAGGTACCAATTTGCTCAGGATGCGTTTTGGAGCAGGTGGTGGATAATTTGCAAGAGCAACATTAATTCCAGGAAACTGAGTCTCCAGCATATTCTTCATTGCCACGGCTGTGCCCCTAATACGGTAAAATAGTTCAATTTCAGAAAGATTATGGAGTTGCACGTATTTCCAAGAAAGATTATGGAGTTGCACATATATCCAAGCATACCCACGGTAGAACGATTAGATATTGGTTGAATAAATGTAGAGGTTTCAAAGGTTGGAATTCAAAGCTCACTTACAAGGGATAAAGGACATTGAAGCAGTTAGATTCAAGACATTCAACCAACAACAATCTTTACCTGATCCTCCTACCTATACACATCCAAGATTTATATCGAGACCATCTAAACAAACATCCATTTCCTTCAATAGTAAAATTTAACAATATATGATTTctaaaacaaatattttttttcatccTTTCAGGACCTTTCCTTAACTAAAGCTTATCTCCTGAGAGATTATTCCTTGCAGCTGGGACAATATGTGCCTAGTATTATGTTTCATTACAACAATAAAATATCAATTAGCTAAACATCCCTCCTCTCTTTTATTTTAAGAGAGTTTCTTCGGCATTCAAACAAATTATGACCCCCCCTACAATAATCCCACAGCTTCAAAGTTTCTAAATATTGTTATAATGACCATGTATACCACTAAGCATATGCAGATAGCACGAGTTCCGAAACCAGTTTATCCCTTAAACCAGAAATTAATTCTTATGTCGCAGCTGAATAAAATCAGTATTATTCCATGCTAACTCATAACAATCCTATGATTTGGATGAAAGTACCATCAAGTAGCTCTTGCTAGATAAAATCTCAATCCACAATAGGACCATTCCATATTGCTGAAAATACCAAATTGTACCAATGTCTTAAATAGTAAAGCGTGAAATCAGACTTAGTGTTCATCAAGAATCCACAAGTTAATGAACTTTTGGCTCACATAAAGAAACTGGCCAAAAGAATTTCCACTGAGATACCAAAGACCTTGCAACATATCTTTAAAAGGTTGTTCACACTATTAACGGGATATATcataaaataaaactcaacaCTTAGTATAAAGCATCCAAAAATGATAAGAGTTTGACTACTAACTAAAACATATATAGCCAAAGAAAATATAACGAGATTACTAAGGGCTTGTTAAGAATGACACGAGTAAAATGGGTTTGTAAGCGCATGTGACACTAGATAGAAACCAATGGAGGAACACTATCTTTGTGGACCAAGATAGACTCTTGGTTCATGCATCCGACCCCATCCTTGTGGGATTGGCTATGGTTCCGTTGTTGTATACTGCTTGAATTCTATATTTCTATGGGATTGTAAGAAAAATGGCTAGCATCAAGAACCTACTGCAACTGGCATGACTAATACTTGGAAAATTGCTAAGATATTTAATgaattgaaaaaattggaccaattaaaattaaaagatggcacaaaaaatgatagtataataagtttataaaaggaaagattctcccacgtaacaaacattgtgaaacaccctaaaaggaatacgtaacaaacataaAGAAACGGGGGGagtagtaaaaacaacgtgtttattatgcttaaattttctcataatctcatttattactataaatacaatgattttcaatcagtcgggtccaaaacgggttcggtcgggttttgacccattactttttgggttgttcgggttcggataaaatcgggttacgggtcacaaaatcttgttcaggacccattattttcgggtcggattcgggtcgatttttgccAGGTCTAATTCTATGGGATTGTAAGAAAAATGGCTAGCATCAAGAACCTACTGCAACTGGCATGACTAATACTGGAGGAAGTGGTTATTCAGTATTCATAAGGTAGTTCGCTCTCCAGAGATGAAGAGTACTCACAAAAGGCACTTGTTTGCAAGTTTTGCAGCAGCATAGACAAGACTTTTCCCCCTCGAATCCAAATAGACATATCAATTCATACATTCAGATATCCAAAATTGTTTTTTCCAGCATCCCTTTATAGATGTAACGTTTTTAAATCTCACGCTGCCTTTTTTGGCACTGCCTCTACTTTCTAAATTGAAAAGGAGGGTAAAGAAAAGTCCATATACCATATTCATTAGAACGACATGGTGAAGTTTTCTCGACCATCAAACAGTATTCACACTAAGTAATGATTAACGGCTTGGCTTATATCATTTGCAACATTGATGAATTTGGTTCCGTGAAGGCTGTGATGTATCCAAATTCCAAACCCCCAATTCAGAACTTTAGGAACCAATTTCTACAAAGAAGTTGTGAGCGACAACTACACCATCACAAGTTCAAACAACCTAATCTCCCTAGTTTCAAAAATGTACACATCCTTACATCAGATGAGCGATGTCACAACATGAAAAGACCCTATAAGTATATGATAATCAGCGAGGTACCGTATAAAAAAGTCAACCCGATCTCACTGTATGTCCATCTTCCTCCTCCAACCCCTGCAAACTTTCCTAATTTACTAAATTACATCTAAAGTCCAAACCATCCACGAAATGCAACTGCCTAATTAACTCATCTGACCGTATCAAATTGATATATCCTACCCGTATCACTCCTCCTCCCCCCTAATATTAGATAGAAATTGCAAACAAAGGGCGATTATACCACAATCGAAAAACATACAATCAAATATTATTATAATCATAAACAAGTGTGATTAAACTTTCACAAAATCAAAGGTTCAATTCagcatcaaatcaaatcaaaacccCAGAAaacaaaaaacccaaaaaaagagaagagaataatTACTTGTAAGAGCAAGAGGAGCAGAAATCGATAGTAACAGTACGGCCATAAGCAATAGAATTCGATTGCTGCAATTGATCAACAAacaaaaatcaataaattaaacaGATTGAATCAAAATCGAAGATtcgtaaaaaataataaatagagAAAGTGACCTGAGAAGGGAAATTTAGGGTTTGTTGGATTGGAGAAGAAGGTTTAGGAATAtgttgatggtgatgatgatgagaaGAGGGTTTAGGAGGAGGAGAAGAGAGAAAGAGGTTGAAGATGTCAGTGGAGAACAAGAACAGTGGAAGTCCAACTAGAAGAAGCTGAATTCGATCCATTGTCGCCGGAGATTTCCGATGACAGAAGTCAGAAGGGGATTTGGGTTTGGGGTTTTGGTTATCGATAGTCGATTACTCGATATTTGATAACAGACACCTTCTAAATTCTAATGATGTCTATTCTCGTAAAATGCTACTTCGCCACCGCAAATCTATTACTATGTacttcctccgtatttatttaagagatacacttggtcgggcacgagtattaagaaaaagaattgaataaaattaaataataaagcaactggggttgggtagatattttaataagtaaacaagtggggaccatgtcattttggtgcaACGCTCGGATTATGTAGGGGTGTGCACGATGCTCTTCGTGCACCTGCCCAAAAACGCacaaaaataacaataaaacgcaacaaacataaaaatcgcaaaaa
This Spinacia oleracea cultivar Varoflay chromosome 6, BTI_SOV_V1, whole genome shotgun sequence DNA region includes the following protein-coding sequences:
- the LOC110794869 gene encoding uncharacterized protein isoform X1 is translated as MFAKRFLQKATHHHHHHHHQQDIPHGHLKPTDLDPHIRIHFGIPNTATILAIDPIQQLLAVGTLDGRIKVIGGYNIEALLISPREIPYKNLEFMQNQGYLVGVLNDNDIQVWNLESRCITCSIQWETNITAFSVISGSPFMLVGDEHGMVSVLQYSTEDESLVDTPHHISPDYIFEKTGISFPNDQSVVGLLPQPSSFGNRLLIAYQYGLFVLWDVVESKVIVLKGDNDLLIKDHLSESPSKLAADTLEDEHEHMNEKEITALCWASSVGSMLAVGYIDGDILLWNIPRGAFSKSKKAGVTCDDVVKLQLSSAEKRLPVIFLCWGESSISQSSCGGQLFVYGGCEIGAEEVITVVSLQWSPGMETLQSVRRVDFSLIGAFADMVSSSVLETEMKSSFDGLFVLTRPGKLHFYCTESLSALLSQTERKSPVSGTESPVVIPISDPQMTAAKLSLQPSDGNLAMWLSEMASDCLTLNPAEGRKWPLTGGVRREITSSEEIPQKMIYIVGYQDGSVRIWDATSPTFQLASTIKGQVHGIANAGSNVSVTKLDFCASMMNLAVGTHCGEVRVYSLNNDAVGTNSTKLHWINNSERTVYDVPSQKGPKCGAVFSLVNSPVQSLQFSTSGTKLAVGYESSHVAVLDMISLSVLYSTDSVARSKFPVISVILKEFSDAHGFSRGSKHLGPKNMEQPGEELLFTITQDAKVSVVDSKSGSSISSRSFHPKEQTAISMYVLEGNCFTSASLEHHDQLNKEAKLLDEPKQDVSSKRGDLKDTEHLFTDEERLLDSHFLLCCENSLRLYYTKSVIQGEDKPICKVKLAKPCSWTSIFKKDDKVVGLILVYQSGDLEVRSFPDLEMLAESSLFSVLRWNMRPNMKLASCTDNGQICLANGSELAFISLSTYEVDTRFVKFLPSLHDKVVAAAADAAISVSIKQKKHAPSAGIIGDIVKGLKKEKSNSAKTPGCHLIKLREVFSRPVVPDSSIATVEEKEEEELDIDDIEIDEPVMVASTSSHQEKGKTTKTGDRLFDGVSDDLKPRTRTTEEIMAAYKGTEYASAAAERARNKLLERQEKLERVNQRSEDLRNEAENFASMANELVKTMESRKKKWWKI
- the LOC110794869 gene encoding uncharacterized protein isoform X3 — translated: MFAKRFLQKATHHHHHHHHQQDIPHGHLKPTDLDPHIRIHFGIPNTATILAIDPIQQLLAVGTLDGRIKVIGGYNIEALLISPREIPYKNLEFMQNQGYLVGVLNDNDIQVWNLESRCITCSIQWETNITAFSVISGSPFMLVGDEHGMVSVLQYSTEDESLVDTPHHISPDYIFEKTGISFPNDQSVVGLLPQPSSFGNRLLIAYQYGLFVLWDVVESKVIVLKGDNDLLIKDHLSESPSKLAADTLEDEHEHMNEKEITALCWASSVGSMLAVGYIDGDILLWNIPRGAFSKSKKAGVTCDDVVKLQLSSAEKRLPVIFLCWGESSISQSSCGGQLFVYGGCEIGAEEVITVVSLQWSPGMETLQSVRRVDFSLIGAFADMVSSSVLETEMKSSFDGLFVLTRPGKLHFYCTESLSALLSQTERKSPVSGTESPVVIPISDPQMTAAKLSLQPSDGNLAMWLSEMASDCLTLNPAEGRKWPLTGGVRREITSSEEIPQKMIYIVGYQDGSVRIWDATSPTFQLASTIKGQVHGIANAGSNVSVTKLDFCASMMNLAVGTHCGEVRVYSLNNDAVGTNSTKLHWINNSERTVYDVPSQKGPKCGAVFSLVNSPVQSLQFSTSGTKLAVGYESSHVAVLDMISLSVLYSTDSVARSKFPVISVILKEFSDAHGFSRGSKHLGPKNMEQPGEELLFTITQDAKVSVVDSKSGSSISSRSFHPKEQTAISMYVLGNCFTSASLEHHDQLNKEAKLLDEPKQDVSSKRGDLKDTEHLFTDEERLLDSHFLLCCENSLRLYYTKSVIQGEDKPICKVKLAKPCSWTSIFKKDDKVVGLILVYQSGDLEVRSFPDLEMLAESSLFSVLRWNMRPNMKLASCTDNGQICLANGSELAFISLSTYEVDTRFVKFLPSLHDKVVAAAADAAISVSIKQKKHAPSAGIIGDIVKGLKKEKSNSAKTPGCHLIKLREVFSRPVVPDSSIATVEEKEEEELDIDDIEIDEPVMVASTSSHQEKGKTTKTGDRLFDGVSDDLKPRTRTTEEIMAAYKGTEYASAAAERARNKLLERQEKLERVNQRSEDLRNEAENFASMANELVKTMESRKKKWWKI